From the genome of Yersinia enterocolitica, one region includes:
- a CDS encoding bifunctional isocitrate dehydrogenase kinase/phosphatase encodes MAVKLERLIAQTILQGFDAQYGRFLEVTASAQHRFEQADWHAVQQAMKKRIHLYDHHVGLVVEQLKHITDQRCFDAEFLARVKEIYTELLPDYPRFEIAESFFNSVYCRLFKHRDLTPDKLFVFSSQPERRFREIPRPLARDFSPKGDLSGMLQMVLSDLPLRLPWEDLPRDIGYITEALRQAFPDEQLIGARFQIANELFYRNKAAWLVGKLRLAEGVYPFLLPIHHNESGALFIDTCLTGKAEASIVFGFARSYFMVYAPLPAAMVEWLREILPGKSTAELYMAIGCQKHGKTESYREYLTFVHQSSEQFIIAPGVKGMVMLVFTLPSFDRVFKVIKDQFAPQKEVSQARVLECYQLVKEHDRVGRMADTQEYENFVIDKQRISPELLAELQREVPEKLEDLGDQIIIKHLYMERRMTPLNLYMEQANDQQLKDAIEEYGNAIKQLAAANIFPGDMLFKNFGVTRHGRVVFYDYDEICYMTEVNFRDIPPARYPEDEMASEPWYSVSPNDVFPEEFRHFLCTDLKIRHFFEEMHSDLFHASYWRGLQQRIKDGHVEDVFAYRRKQRFSQRTLN; translated from the coding sequence ATGGCGGTAAAACTGGAACGATTAATCGCTCAGACAATCTTGCAGGGCTTCGATGCACAATATGGTCGCTTTCTAGAGGTTACTGCCAGCGCTCAACACCGTTTTGAGCAGGCGGACTGGCATGCCGTTCAGCAGGCGATGAAGAAGCGTATTCACCTCTATGACCACCATGTCGGTCTGGTGGTTGAGCAACTAAAGCACATCACCGATCAGCGCTGTTTTGATGCAGAATTTCTGGCACGGGTAAAAGAGATCTACACCGAGTTGTTGCCGGATTACCCGCGTTTTGAAATTGCGGAGAGTTTTTTTAATTCTGTTTACTGCCGCTTGTTTAAGCACCGTGATTTAACGCCGGATAAGCTGTTTGTTTTCAGCTCGCAACCGGAGCGGCGCTTTCGTGAGATCCCCCGCCCGTTAGCGCGCGATTTTTCCCCAAAAGGGGATCTGAGTGGCATGTTGCAGATGGTTCTTAGTGATTTGCCGCTACGTTTGCCGTGGGAAGATCTGCCGCGTGATATCGGCTATATCACAGAGGCTCTTCGGCAAGCATTCCCTGATGAGCAACTGATAGGCGCACGGTTTCAAATCGCTAATGAACTGTTTTATCGCAATAAAGCGGCTTGGTTAGTCGGTAAGTTGCGGTTGGCTGAAGGGGTTTATCCCTTCCTGCTCCCCATCCATCACAATGAATCTGGAGCCCTATTTATTGATACTTGCCTCACCGGTAAAGCGGAGGCCAGCATTGTGTTCGGTTTTGCTCGCTCTTACTTTATGGTTTATGCCCCGCTGCCAGCGGCAATGGTGGAATGGCTACGGGAAATATTACCGGGTAAATCGACAGCTGAGCTGTATATGGCAATTGGTTGCCAGAAACACGGCAAAACTGAAAGTTATCGTGAATACCTCACCTTTGTTCATCAATCCAGTGAACAGTTTATTATCGCCCCAGGGGTTAAAGGCATGGTGATGCTGGTGTTTACCCTACCGTCATTTGATCGGGTATTTAAGGTCATTAAGGATCAGTTTGCGCCGCAAAAAGAGGTCAGCCAGGCACGAGTTTTAGAGTGCTATCAATTGGTTAAAGAGCATGACCGCGTCGGGCGCATGGCGGATACTCAAGAGTATGAGAATTTTGTTATTGATAAGCAGCGGATAAGCCCGGAGTTACTGGCCGAACTACAACGGGAAGTGCCGGAAAAGTTAGAAGATTTAGGCGACCAAATCATTATTAAGCATCTCTATATGGAGCGGCGGATGACGCCATTGAACCTTTATATGGAGCAGGCCAATGATCAGCAACTAAAGGATGCTATCGAGGAGTATGGTAATGCCATTAAGCAGTTGGCTGCGGCAAATATCTTCCCCGGTGATATGTTATTTAAGAACTTTGGTGTGACCCGCCATGGTCGCGTGGTGTTCTATGATTACGATGAAATTTGCTATATGACAGAGGTGAATTTCCGCGATATTCCGCCAGCGCGCTACCCGGAAGATGAGATGGCCAGCGAGCCGTGGTATAGCGTATCGCCCAATGATGTATTCCCTGAAGAGTTTCGTCATTTCTTATGCACTGATCTGAAAATACGGCATTTTTTTGAGGAGATGCACAGCGACCTGTTTCACGCCAGCTATTGGCGTGGGTTGCAGCAGCGTATTAAGGACGGGCATGTGGAGGATGTTTTTGCCTATCGCCGTAAGCAGCGCTTCTCACAGCGGACGTTAAATTAA
- a CDS encoding methionine synthase produces MVDTVLNNKVKQLHQQLAQRILVLDGGMGTMIQSYRLEEADYRGARFADWPSDLKGNNDLLVLSKPEVIIAIHNAYLEAGADILETNTFNSTTIAMADYQMESLSAEINYEAARLARICADEWTARTPEKPRYVAGVLGPTNRTASISPKVNDPAFRNVSFDQLVEAYRESTRALIEGGVDLIMIETVFDTLNAKAATFAVESEFEAMGVLLPVMISGTITDASGRTLSGQTTEAFYNSLRHVKPLSFGLNCALGPDELRQYVAELSRISEYYVSAHPNAGLPNAFGEYDLEAKEMAEQIGEWARAGFLNIVGGCCGTTPRHIAAMVKAVAGVTPRPLPDIAVACRLAGLEPLTIDANSLFVNVGERTNVTGSARFKRLIKEDKYDEALDVARQQVESGAQIIDINMDEGMLDAEAAMMRFLNLIAGEPDIARVPIMIDSSKWDVIEKGLKCIQGKGIVNSISMKEGEAAFIHHAKLVRRYGAAMVVMAFDETGQADTRARKIEICRRAYKILTETVGFPPEDIIFDPNIFAVATGIEEHNNYAVDFIEACADIKAELPHAMISGGVSNVSFSFRGNDPVREAIHAVFLYYAIRNGMDMGIVNAGQLAIYDDLSDELRDAVEDVILNHRSDSTERLLDLAEKYRSSKSGEVAIQQAEWRGWDVKKRLEYSLVKGITEFIELDTEEARQQAERPIEVIEGPLMAGMNVVGDLFGEGKMFLPQVVKSARVMKQAVAYLEPYIEASKQKGTTAGKILLATVKGDVHDIGKNIVGVVLQCNNYEIIDLGVMVPTEKILRTAREEKVDIIGLSGLITPSLDEMVNVAKEMERQGFTLPLLIGGATTSKAHTAVKIEQNYSGSTTYVSNASRSVGVVSALLSDTQRDDFVAKTRKEYETVRIQHARKKPRTPPVSLQIARDNQTVIDWESYTPPVAHKLGVQPVEASIETLRNYIDWTPFFMTWSLAGKYPRILEDEVVGEEAKRLFADANELLDKLSAENLLHPKGVVGIFPANSVGDDIEVYRDERREDVLVVSHHLRQQTEKTDFPNYCLADYVAPKSSGKIDYYGAFAVTGGLEEDALAEAYDAQHDDYNKIMIKALSDRLAEAFAEYLHERVRKVYWGFAPNENLSNEELVRENYQGIRPAPGYPACPEHTEKGQIWQLLDVETHTGMKLTESYAMWPGASVSGWYFSHPDSKYFAVAQIQRDQVEDYAARKGMPVAEVERWLAPNLGYDAD; encoded by the coding sequence GTGGTGGACACAGTATTAAACAATAAGGTTAAGCAATTGCATCAGCAACTGGCACAACGGATCCTGGTGCTGGACGGTGGTATGGGCACGATGATCCAGAGCTATCGGCTGGAAGAGGCTGATTATCGTGGAGCGCGCTTTGCTGATTGGCCAAGTGATCTGAAAGGCAACAACGACTTATTGGTGCTATCTAAACCGGAAGTCATTATCGCCATTCACAATGCCTACCTTGAAGCGGGCGCTGATATTCTCGAAACCAATACATTTAACTCCACCACCATTGCGATGGCGGATTATCAGATGGAGTCGCTGTCAGCCGAAATTAACTATGAAGCTGCTCGGTTGGCTCGGATTTGCGCTGATGAATGGACCGCCCGTACCCCAGAAAAGCCGCGCTATGTTGCCGGGGTTCTTGGCCCAACCAACCGTACCGCGTCGATCTCGCCTAAAGTTAATGATCCGGCGTTCCGTAATGTCAGTTTTGATCAGTTGGTTGAGGCTTATCGGGAGTCTACCCGCGCCTTGATTGAAGGTGGTGTTGATCTGATTATGATCGAGACGGTCTTCGATACCCTTAATGCAAAAGCGGCTACCTTTGCTGTTGAGTCTGAATTTGAAGCCATGGGTGTGCTGTTGCCGGTGATGATTTCCGGCACTATTACCGATGCCTCGGGCCGGACATTATCAGGCCAAACCACAGAAGCTTTTTATAACTCGCTGCGCCACGTTAAACCGCTCTCTTTTGGCCTGAACTGCGCGTTGGGGCCGGATGAATTACGTCAATATGTGGCGGAGTTATCCCGTATCTCTGAATATTATGTCAGTGCGCACCCGAATGCCGGTTTGCCTAATGCTTTTGGTGAATACGATCTGGAAGCCAAAGAGATGGCCGAACAGATTGGTGAGTGGGCACGGGCTGGATTTTTGAATATTGTCGGTGGTTGTTGTGGTACCACACCACGACATATTGCGGCGATGGTTAAAGCCGTCGCTGGCGTCACTCCGCGCCCGTTGCCGGATATTGCAGTGGCTTGCCGTCTGGCTGGTCTGGAACCGCTGACTATCGATGCCAACTCGCTATTTGTTAACGTCGGCGAGCGCACCAACGTCACCGGTTCGGCTCGTTTTAAGCGGCTGATAAAAGAAGATAAATATGATGAAGCGCTGGATGTAGCCCGCCAACAGGTTGAAAGCGGCGCGCAGATCATCGATATCAATATGGATGAGGGGATGTTGGACGCAGAAGCCGCGATGATGCGCTTCCTCAATCTGATTGCCGGTGAACCAGATATCGCCCGGGTGCCAATCATGATCGACTCCTCTAAGTGGGATGTGATCGAAAAAGGCCTGAAATGTATTCAAGGCAAAGGAATTGTTAACTCTATTTCGATGAAAGAGGGCGAAGCTGCCTTTATCCATCACGCTAAGCTGGTGCGCCGTTATGGTGCTGCCATGGTTGTGATGGCATTTGATGAAACCGGGCAGGCGGATACCCGTGCGCGTAAAATCGAAATCTGCCGCCGCGCTTATAAGATATTGACCGAAACTGTCGGCTTCCCGCCGGAAGACATCATCTTCGATCCCAATATTTTCGCCGTGGCGACGGGGATTGAAGAGCATAACAACTATGCGGTCGACTTTATTGAAGCATGCGCCGATATCAAAGCTGAGCTCCCTCATGCCATGATTTCAGGTGGTGTCTCCAACGTCTCCTTCTCATTCCGCGGTAATGATCCGGTACGTGAGGCGATCCATGCTGTTTTCCTCTATTACGCTATCCGTAATGGCATGGATATGGGGATCGTCAACGCTGGCCAACTGGCGATCTATGATGATCTGTCGGATGAGCTGCGTGATGCGGTGGAAGATGTGATCCTTAATCACCGTAGCGACAGCACTGAGCGGTTGTTGGATCTGGCCGAAAAATATCGCAGCAGCAAAAGTGGTGAAGTGGCAATTCAACAAGCGGAGTGGCGTGGCTGGGATGTAAAAAAACGGCTGGAATATTCACTGGTTAAAGGCATCACTGAGTTTATCGAGCTGGATACCGAAGAAGCCCGTCAGCAGGCTGAGCGGCCAATCGAGGTTATCGAAGGGCCATTGATGGCCGGGATGAATGTGGTTGGTGACCTGTTCGGTGAAGGGAAAATGTTCCTGCCACAAGTGGTAAAATCTGCCCGAGTGATGAAACAGGCAGTAGCCTATCTCGAACCTTATATTGAAGCCAGTAAGCAGAAAGGCACTACCGCGGGCAAAATCCTGCTGGCAACGGTTAAAGGTGATGTGCACGATATCGGCAAAAACATTGTGGGTGTGGTTTTACAGTGTAATAACTATGAGATCATCGATCTGGGTGTGATGGTGCCGACCGAAAAAATCCTGCGCACGGCGCGGGAGGAAAAGGTCGATATCATCGGCTTGTCCGGCCTGATAACCCCGTCGCTGGATGAAATGGTTAACGTTGCCAAAGAGATGGAGCGACAGGGTTTTACCTTGCCGTTATTGATTGGCGGCGCGACCACCTCGAAAGCCCATACCGCGGTTAAAATCGAACAGAACTACAGTGGTTCCACCACTTACGTCTCCAATGCCTCACGCAGCGTTGGCGTGGTTTCAGCGTTGTTATCTGACACGCAGCGTGATGATTTCGTAGCAAAAACGCGCAAAGAATATGAAACCGTCCGTATTCAGCATGCACGTAAAAAACCGCGAACTCCGCCGGTCAGTTTACAAATCGCGCGGGATAACCAAACCGTAATCGATTGGGAAAGTTATACGCCGCCAGTCGCCCATAAATTAGGTGTGCAGCCTGTCGAGGCCAGTATCGAAACTCTGCGCAATTATATCGACTGGACGCCATTCTTTATGACCTGGTCGTTGGCGGGTAAATACCCACGTATTTTGGAAGATGAGGTGGTCGGCGAAGAGGCTAAACGCCTATTTGCCGATGCCAATGAACTGCTGGATAAATTGTCGGCAGAAAACTTGCTGCATCCGAAAGGCGTGGTGGGGATATTCCCAGCTAACAGCGTCGGCGATGATATCGAAGTTTATCGCGATGAGCGGCGTGAGGATGTGCTGGTGGTCAGCCATCATCTGCGCCAACAAACCGAGAAGACCGACTTCCCGAACTATTGCCTGGCAGATTATGTTGCACCTAAATCTAGTGGCAAGATTGATTACTACGGAGCATTTGCTGTCACTGGTGGCTTGGAAGAAGATGCCTTGGCCGAGGCTTATGATGCTCAGCATGATGATTACAATAAAATCATGATTAAGGCCTTGTCAGACCGTCTGGCAGAAGCTTTTGCAGAATATCTGCATGAGCGGGTACGTAAGGTGTATTGGGGCTTTGCACCGAATGAAAACCTGAGCAACGAGGAATTGGTGCGCGAGAACTACCAAGGGATTCGCCCAGCACCGGGGTATCCGGCTTGCCCGGAACATACTGAAAAAGGCCAAATCTGGCAGTTGCTGGATGTAGAAACTCACACTGGCATGAAGTTGACCGAATCCTACGCCATGTGGCCGGGTGCCTCGGTATCAGGCTGGTATTTCAGCCATCCAGACAGTAAATACTTTGCGGTGGCACAGATTCAGCGTGATCAGGTGGAAGATTATGCCGCCCGTAAGGGGATGCCGGTAGCGGAGGTTGAGCGCTGGTTAGCCCCGAACTTGGGTTATGATGCCGACTGA
- a CDS encoding homoserine O-succinyltransferase, with translation MPIRVPDELPAVSFLRNENVFVMTSSRAKTQEIRPLKVLVLNLMPKKIETENQFLRLLSNSPLQIDIQLLRIDSRESKNTPAEHLNNFYCDFEDIQDQNFDGLIVTGAPLGLVDFCDVAYWPQIERIIAWAKDHVTSTLFVCWAVQAALNILYGIPKMTREAKLSGIYQHQTREPLALLTRGFDETFLAPHSRYADFPLEVLKQYTDLDILVSSEEAGAYLFASKDKRVAFVTGHPEYDVDTLAGEYQRDVAAGLNPQVPLNYFPDDDASLPPKASWRSHGHLLFANWLNYYVYQITPFDLRHMNPTLD, from the coding sequence ATGCCAATTAGGGTTCCTGATGAATTACCCGCAGTGAGTTTCTTACGCAATGAGAATGTCTTTGTGATGACCTCATCGCGCGCGAAAACTCAGGAAATTCGTCCCCTGAAGGTGTTGGTTCTGAATCTAATGCCTAAAAAAATTGAGACGGAGAATCAATTCCTACGTTTACTCTCTAACTCACCCTTACAGATTGATATCCAATTGCTGCGCATTGATAGCCGTGAGTCAAAAAATACGCCCGCAGAGCATCTGAATAACTTCTACTGTGACTTTGAAGATATCCAGGATCAGAATTTTGATGGGTTGATCGTGACTGGCGCACCTCTCGGTTTAGTTGATTTTTGTGACGTCGCATACTGGCCACAGATCGAGCGTATTATTGCTTGGGCAAAGGACCACGTGACCTCAACCTTGTTCGTATGCTGGGCGGTACAGGCGGCCTTAAATATCCTGTATGGCATTCCTAAGATGACTCGCGAGGCCAAACTCTCTGGTATTTACCAGCACCAAACTCGAGAGCCACTGGCACTGCTCACCCGAGGGTTTGATGAAACATTCCTGGCACCTCATTCTCGCTATGCCGATTTCCCACTTGAGGTGCTTAAGCAATATACAGATTTGGATATCCTGGTCTCATCAGAAGAGGCTGGAGCTTATTTGTTTGCCAGTAAAGATAAGCGAGTGGCTTTTGTTACCGGTCATCCTGAATACGACGTCGACACGCTAGCGGGTGAATATCAGCGTGATGTGGCCGCCGGTCTTAACCCACAAGTTCCACTCAATTACTTCCCTGATGACGATGCTTCTTTACCACCAAAAGCATCGTGGCGTAGCCACGGTCATCTGCTGTTTGCGAACTGGCTGAACTACTACGTGTACCAAATCACCCCATTTGATTTGCGCCATATGAATCCTACGCTCGACTGA
- a CDS encoding acetate operon transcriptional repressor IclR has protein sequence MALPIPIKRGKKPKAAAQTTPTATGQVQSLTRGLKLLEYISESQGSVALTDLAQQAGLPNSTTHRLLTTMQQQGFVRQVGDLGLWTMGAHAFIVGSSFLQSRNLLAMVHPMLRRLMDESGETVNLAVLDHSDYQAIIIDQVQCTALMRMSAPIGGKLPMHASGAGKAFLSTLTDDQLVQLLHKKGLHAYTQHTRTNPASLKENLALTRKQGYSFDDEEHALGLRCIAACLFDEHHEAFAAISISGPVSRITDDRVTELGALVIHAAKEITQSYGGGNRN, from the coding sequence ATGGCGTTACCGATTCCGATTAAACGGGGGAAAAAACCCAAGGCAGCTGCACAAACCACCCCGACAGCAACCGGTCAGGTTCAGTCATTAACGCGCGGGCTTAAATTACTGGAATATATTTCCGAATCACAAGGCAGTGTCGCCCTGACGGATTTAGCACAACAGGCGGGGTTGCCGAATTCTACCACTCATCGCCTGCTGACAACCATGCAACAGCAAGGTTTTGTCCGTCAGGTGGGGGATTTAGGGCTTTGGACCATGGGGGCTCACGCCTTTATTGTCGGCAGTAGCTTCCTGCAAAGCCGCAATTTGCTGGCCATGGTGCATCCGATGCTACGCCGTTTGATGGATGAATCAGGCGAAACCGTCAACCTGGCGGTACTCGACCATAGCGACTACCAGGCCATTATTATCGATCAAGTACAATGTACTGCGCTAATGCGCATGTCAGCCCCCATTGGTGGCAAACTGCCAATGCATGCTTCCGGTGCGGGTAAAGCCTTTCTCTCTACCCTGACAGATGATCAATTAGTGCAGTTGTTACATAAGAAAGGGCTGCACGCATATACCCAACATACCCGTACCAATCCAGCCAGCCTGAAAGAGAATCTGGCACTGACTCGCAAGCAAGGTTATTCATTTGATGATGAAGAACATGCCCTCGGCTTGCGTTGTATCGCCGCTTGTCTGTTCGATGAACACCATGAAGCCTTTGCCGCAATCTCTATCTCCGGCCCGGTATCACGCATTACCGACGACCGCGTCACCGAACTTGGCGCACTGGTTATTCATGCTGCGAAAGAAATCACTCAATCCTATGGTGGCGGGAATCGTAATTAG
- a CDS encoding malate synthase A, translated as MTQQLVGTELVFTPHFNAAERQVLPDETIEFLTELVVKFAEPRNKLLAARASWQQTIDQGALPDFISETNSIRDGDWKIQGIPTDLRDRRVEITGPVERKMVINALNANVKVFMADFEDSLAPSWDKVIEGQINLRDAVKGTISYANESGKIYQLKPNPAVLIARVRGLHLPEKHVKWQGEAIPGGLFDFALYFYHNYKQLLAKGSGPYFYLPKMQSYQEAAWWSDVFNFTEQRFDLPQGTIKATVLIETLPAVFQMDEILYHLRHHIVALNCGRWDYIFSYIKTLKNHSDRVLPDRQSVTMTKPFLSAYSRLLIKTCHKRGALAMGGMAAFIPNKDAEKNALVLDKVRADKELEASNGHDGTWVAHPGLADTVMEVFNRVLGSRPNQLEVTREQDKPITAAELLEPCTGDRTEEGMRANIRVAVQYIEAWISGNGCVPIYGLMEDAATAEISRTSIWQWIHHQKSLSNGQTVTKELFRSMLSEEMQVVKLELGAERFDGGRFEEAARLMERITTQDELIDFLTLPGYALLA; from the coding sequence ATGACACAACAGTTAGTTGGCACGGAGTTAGTTTTCACACCGCATTTTAATGCTGCTGAGCGGCAAGTTTTGCCAGATGAGACCATCGAATTTTTGACCGAATTGGTGGTGAAGTTTGCTGAGCCGAGGAACAAACTCCTTGCTGCACGGGCATCGTGGCAACAGACCATTGATCAGGGTGCTTTACCTGATTTTATTTCGGAAACCAATTCCATTCGTGATGGTGACTGGAAGATTCAAGGTATTCCTACAGACTTACGTGACCGCAGAGTGGAAATCACCGGGCCGGTTGAGCGCAAGATGGTGATTAATGCCCTCAATGCCAATGTGAAAGTCTTTATGGCCGATTTTGAAGATTCATTAGCACCGAGCTGGGATAAGGTTATCGAGGGTCAAATTAACCTGCGTGATGCGGTAAAAGGCACAATTTCTTATGCAAATGAATCTGGCAAAATTTATCAGTTAAAACCTAATCCTGCCGTATTGATTGCCCGGGTTCGCGGCCTGCACTTGCCAGAGAAACATGTTAAATGGCAAGGGGAAGCAATCCCCGGAGGCTTATTCGATTTCGCATTGTATTTCTACCATAACTATAAGCAATTACTGGCCAAAGGTAGCGGCCCTTATTTTTATTTACCAAAAATGCAATCCTATCAGGAAGCCGCCTGGTGGAGTGATGTTTTCAACTTTACTGAGCAACGTTTCGATTTACCACAAGGCACCATCAAAGCCACGGTATTAATTGAAACATTACCCGCAGTATTCCAGATGGACGAGATCCTCTACCACCTGCGCCATCATATTGTTGCTCTCAATTGTGGCCGTTGGGACTATATCTTTAGTTATATCAAAACGCTGAAGAATCACAGTGATCGTGTATTACCGGATCGCCAGTCAGTGACGATGACGAAACCTTTCCTCAGTGCCTACTCTCGCCTGCTGATCAAGACATGTCATAAGCGTGGTGCGTTGGCGATGGGCGGCATGGCGGCCTTTATCCCGAATAAAGATGCAGAAAAGAATGCTCTGGTACTGGATAAAGTTCGTGCTGACAAAGAGTTGGAAGCCAGCAATGGCCATGACGGTACTTGGGTTGCGCACCCAGGGCTGGCAGATACCGTGATGGAGGTCTTCAATCGGGTATTAGGTTCACGGCCAAATCAGTTAGAGGTCACGCGTGAGCAGGATAAACCGATCACGGCTGCTGAGTTATTGGAGCCTTGCACTGGCGATCGTACTGAAGAAGGGATGCGAGCCAATATTCGGGTGGCAGTGCAATATATTGAGGCATGGATCTCTGGCAATGGGTGCGTACCAATTTATGGCCTGATGGAAGATGCCGCAACAGCAGAGATTTCGCGTACTTCTATTTGGCAATGGATCCATCACCAGAAAAGCTTGAGTAATGGCCAGACGGTGACCAAAGAACTGTTCCGCAGCATGTTGAGTGAAGAAATGCAGGTAGTGAAGCTTGAGCTTGGCGCAGAGCGCTTTGATGGCGGGCGGTTTGAAGAAGCCGCGCGTCTGATGGAGCGAATTACAACACAAGACGAGCTTATCGACTTCCTGACGCTACCAGGCTATGCATTACTGGCCTAA
- a CDS encoding isocitrate lyase: protein MTTSRTQQIQQLEQEWTSPRWKGITRPYSAEEVIKLRGSVNPECTLAQHGAHKLWELLHGGARKGYINCLGALTGGQALQQAKAGVEAIYLSGWQVAADANTASSMYPDQSLYPVDSVPAVVKRINNSFRRADQIQWSNNIEPGSKGYTDYFLPIVADAEAGFGGVLNAFELMKAMIEAGAAGVHFEDQLAAVKKCGHMGGKVLVPTQEAIQKLVAARLAADVLGVPTLLIARTDADAADLLTSDCDPYDSEFVTGERTAEGFFRTHAGIEQAISRGLAYAPYADLVWCETSTPDLELAKRFAQAIHAKFPGKLLAYNCSPSFNWKKNLTDQQIASFQDDLSAMGYKYQFITLAGIHSMWFNMFDLAHAYAQGEGMKHYVEKVQQPEFASAERGYTFASHQQEVGTGYFDKVTNIIQGGESSVTALTGSTEEQQF from the coding sequence ATGACTACCTCTCGTACTCAACAAATTCAGCAGTTGGAACAGGAATGGACATCGCCGCGCTGGAAAGGTATCACCCGACCATATAGCGCAGAAGAGGTGATTAAACTGCGCGGTTCAGTAAATCCTGAATGCACGCTGGCGCAGCACGGAGCACATAAACTGTGGGAATTACTGCATGGTGGTGCGCGCAAAGGGTATATCAACTGTCTCGGTGCGTTAACCGGTGGTCAGGCTCTGCAACAAGCGAAAGCCGGTGTTGAGGCAATTTATCTGTCGGGCTGGCAGGTTGCCGCCGATGCGAATACCGCCTCTAGCATGTATCCCGATCAGTCGTTATATCCAGTAGACTCGGTCCCTGCGGTGGTTAAAAGAATTAATAATAGCTTCCGCCGCGCGGATCAGATTCAGTGGTCGAATAATATTGAACCGGGTAGCAAAGGGTATACCGACTATTTCCTGCCGATTGTGGCTGATGCTGAAGCCGGTTTTGGTGGTGTGCTGAATGCTTTTGAATTGATGAAAGCTATGATTGAAGCTGGCGCGGCGGGGGTGCATTTTGAAGACCAACTGGCTGCGGTGAAGAAATGTGGTCATATGGGCGGTAAGGTGTTGGTGCCGACTCAAGAAGCGATTCAAAAATTGGTTGCTGCCCGTTTAGCCGCCGATGTTCTGGGTGTGCCAACCTTGTTGATTGCCCGTACTGATGCTGATGCGGCTGATTTACTGACTTCTGATTGCGACCCATATGACAGTGAATTCGTGACCGGCGAGCGCACAGCCGAAGGCTTCTTCCGCACACATGCCGGTATTGAGCAAGCGATCAGCCGTGGTTTGGCCTATGCCCCTTATGCTGATTTGGTCTGGTGTGAAACCTCTACGCCGGACCTGGAACTGGCTAAACGCTTCGCGCAGGCGATTCATGCGAAATTCCCTGGTAAATTATTGGCTTATAACTGCTCGCCATCATTTAACTGGAAAAAGAATCTGACCGACCAGCAGATTGCCAGCTTCCAGGATGATCTGTCGGCGATGGGTTACAAATACCAGTTTATTACCCTGGCAGGCATCCACAGCATGTGGTTCAACATGTTTGATTTAGCCCATGCTTATGCGCAGGGCGAAGGCATGAAGCACTATGTTGAGAAAGTGCAGCAGCCAGAATTTGCATCAGCTGAGCGCGGTTATACCTTTGCATCCCATCAGCAAGAAGTGGGTACGGGCTACTTTGATAAAGTCACCAATATCATTCAGGGTGGCGAATCATCGGTGACGGCATTGACTGGCTCGACGGAAGAACAGCAATTCTAA